The following are encoded together in the Populus trichocarpa isolate Nisqually-1 chromosome 5, P.trichocarpa_v4.1, whole genome shotgun sequence genome:
- the LOC18098541 gene encoding receptor-like protein 9a isoform X4 — protein MMMKKMGAWMLLALLTLVGDWCGRCYGCLEEERIGLLEIKPLIDPNSIYMRDWVEYSSNCCEWPRIECDNTTRRVIRLSLFEARDQSLGWVLNASLFLPFKELQSLDLGYNGLVGCSENQGFEVLSSKLRKLEVLDLSLNRFNNDKGILSCFNGLSALKSLDLSANQLTGSGLKVLSSRLKRLENLDLSGNQCNDSIFSSITGFSSIKSLDLSFNEVTGSGLKVLSSRLKRLENLDLSDNQCNDSIFSSLSGFSSLKSLDLSYNEVTGSGLKVLSSRLKRLENLDLSYNQCNDSIFSSLTGFSSLKYLNLSRNQLTGSSTGINSLRNLEELYLGFNKFNNSILSSLSGFSTLKSLDLSGNMFTGSTGLYGLRNLETLNLEYTDFKESILIESLGALPSLKTLYASYSKFKHFGKGLSNSSSLEEVFLYYSYLPASFLRNIGHLSTLKVLSLAGVDFSSTLPAEGWCELKNLEHLFLSRNNLKGVLPPCLGNLSSLRSLDLSDNQLEGNIALSHLSHLPQLEYLSVSYNHFQVPKSFGSFMNLSNLKFFACDNNELIPAPSFQPLVPKFQLLFFSASNCTSKPHEAGFPNFLQSQYDLVVVDLSHNKFVGEPFPSWLFENNTKLNRLYLRDTSFIGPLQLPQHPTPNLQTVDMSGNSIHGQIARNICSIFPRLKNFMMANNSLTGCIPPCFGNMSSLGYLDLSNNHMSCELLEHNFPTVGSSLWFLKLSNNNFKGRLPLSVFNMTGLLYLFLDGNKLAGQVSDTFSLASSFLWFDISNNILSGMLPRGIGNSSLNSLQGIDLSRNHFEGTIPIEYFNSSGLEFLDLSENNLSGSLPLGFNALDLRYVHLYGNRLSGPLPFDFYNLSSLATLDLGDNNLTGPIPNWIDTLSELSIFVLKSNQFNGKLPHQLCKLRKLSILDLSENNFSGLLPSCLRNLNFTASDEKTLDAPRTGSDYGSGEEIFASIGGRGFSLYDNILWAEISVKISVELTAKKNFYTYEGDILRYMSVMDLSCNRFNGEIPTEWGNLSGIYSLNLSQNNLTGLIPSSFFNLKQIESLDLSHNNLNGRIPAQLVELTFLEVFNVSYNNLSGRTPEMKNQFATFDESSYKGNPLLCGPPLQNSCDKTESPSARVPNDFNGDGGFIDMDSFYASFGVCYIIVVLTIAAVLCINPHWRRRWFYFIEECIDTCCCFLAINFPKLSRFRR, from the exons atgatgatgaaaaaaatgggGGCTTGGATGTTGCTAGCATTATTGACTTTGGTTGGCGACTGGTGTGGTCGTTGTTATGGGTGTTTGGAGGAAGAGAGAATTGGTCTCTTAGAGATCAAACCTTTGATCGACCCAAACAGCATTTACATGAGAGATTGGGTGGAGTACAGTAGTAATTGTTGTGAGTGGCCTAGGATCGAGTGTGATAACACTACAAGGCGAGTGATCCGACTCTCTCTTTTTGAAGCAAGGGATCAGAGTTTGGGTTGGGTTCTCAACGCATCTTTGTTTCTGCCTTTTAAGGAACTGCAAAGTCTTGATTTGGGTTATAATGGACTGGTTGGTTGCTCTGAGAATCAAG GCTTCGAAGTCCTATCATCAAAACTGAGGAAACTGGAGGTACTTGACCTAAGTCTGAACCGATTTAATAATGATAAAGGCATTTTATCATGCTTCAATGGGCTTTCCGCTCTCAAGTCTTTGGATCTGTCAGCCAATCAGCTGACAGGGTCAG GTCTCAAAGTCTTGTCATCAAGGTTGAAAAGGCTGGAGAACCTTGACCTGAGTGGGAATCAATGCAACGACAGCATCTTTTCATCTATAACTGGGTTTTCATCTATCAAGTCTTTGGATCTGTCATTCAATGAGGTGACAGGATCAG GTCTCAAAGTCTTGTCATCAAGGTTGAAAAGGCTGGAGAACCTTGACCTGAGTGACAATCAATGCAACGATAGCATTTTTTCATCTCTAAGTGGGTTTTCATCTCTCAAGTCTTTGGATCTGTCATACAATGAGGTGACAGGATCAG GTCTCAAAGTCTTGTCATCAAGGTTGAAAAGGCTGGAGAACCTTGACCTGAGTTACAATCAATGCAATGATAGCATCTTTTCATCTCTAACTGGGTTTTCATCCCTCAAGTATTTAAATCTATCAAGGAATCAGCTGACAGGATCATCTACTGGTATCAATA GTTTAAGGAATTTGGAGGAACTTTATCTgggtttcaataaatttaacaaCAGCATTTTATCATCTCTCAGTGGATTTTCAACTCTCAAATCTCTAGATCTATCAGGCAACATGTTCACAGGATCAACTGGTCTCTATG GTTTAAGGAATTTAGAAACCTTGAATCTGGAATACACTGACTTCAAGGAAAGCATTTTGATAGAGTCATTGGGAGCGTTGCCATCCCTCAAGACCTTATATGCAAGTTATAGTAAATTTAAACACTTTGGGAAAG GGTTGTCTAATTCGTCTAGCCTTGAAGAAGTGTTCCTATATTATTCTTATCTCCCAGCAAGCTTTCTGAGGAACATAGGACACTTGTCTACTCTTAAAGTCCTATCCTTGGCCGGAGTTGACTTCAGTAGCACCCTACCTGCTGAAG GCTGGTGTGAACTGAAGAATCTTGAACATCTATTTCTCTCACGAAACAATCTAAAGGGCGTGCTCCCTCCTTGTTTGGGAAATCTATCATCTCTACGATCCTTGGATTTATCTGACAACCAATTGGAGGGGAATATTGCCCTTAGTCACCTTTCCCATCTTCCGCAGCTTGAATACCTCTCAGTTTCATATAACCACTTTCAAGTTCCAAAATCATTTGGTTCATTTATGAACCTCTCCAACCTCAAGTTCTTTGCATGCGATAACAATGAGCTAATACCTGCACCCAGTTTTCAGCCTTTAGTTCCAAAGTTCCAGCTTCTTTTCTTTAGTGCTTCAAACTGTACTTCAAAACCACACGAGGCTGGATTTCCAAACTTCCTCCAGAGCCAATATGATCTTGTGGTTGTTGATCTATCCCATAACAAATTCGTTGGAGAACCTTTCCCATCTTGGCTGTTTGAGAATAATACAAAGTTAAATCGACTATATTTGAGAGACACCTCATTTATAGGTCCTTTGCAGCTGCCACAACATCCAACACCCAACCTTCAGACAGTAGATATGTCTGGCAACAGCATACATGGTCAAATTGCAAGGAACATATGTTCGATTTTTCCACGTTTGAAGAACTTCATGATGGCTAACAACAGCCTCACAGGTTGCATTCCTCCTTGTTTTGGGAATATGAGCTCTCTCGGATACTTGGATCTTTCCAACAATCACATGTCTTGTGAACTGCTTGAGCATAATTTTCCAACAGTAGGCTCCTCGTTGTGGTTCTTAAAGTTGTCCAATAACAATTTCAAAGGGCGATTACCACTCTCTGTGTTCAACATGACTGGCCTACTTTACCTCTTTCTCGATGGAAACAAACTTGCTGGACAAGTATCTGATACCTTTTCTCTTGCATCATCATTTTTGTGGTTTGATATCAGTAACAATATTCTGTCAGGCATGCTTCCAAGGGGAATAGGGAACTCTTCACTAAACAGCTTGCAGGGAATTGACTTGTCCAGAAATCATTTTGAAGGTACCATTCCAATAGAATATTTCAATTCTTCTGGGCTTGAATTTTTAGATCTTTCTGAAAACAATCTGTCTGGGTCATTACCGTTGGGCTTCAATGCATTAGATTTACGCTATGTCCACCTATACGGAAATAGATTGAGCGGTCCACtgccatttgatttttataatctCTCTTCGTTGGCGACATTAGATCTCGGCGATAACAACTTAACTGGGCCCATTCCAAATTGGATTGATACCCTTTCGGAATTGAGCATTTTTGTTCTCAAATCTAATCAATTCAATGGGAAACTTCCTCATCAGTTATGCAAGTTAAGGAAATTAAGCATATTGGATCtttcagaaaataatttttctggtCTGTTACCCTCATGTttgagaaatttaaattttacggCATCGGATGAAAAAACTTTAGATGCCCCTCGTACGGGATCGGATTATGGAAGCGGGGAAGAAATATTTGCATCCATAGGGGGAAGAGGATTTTCTCTTTATGACAATATTTTATGGGCAGAGATCAGTGTAAAAATATCTGTAGAGCTTACAGCAAAGAAAAATTTCTACACTTACGAAGGCGATATCCTTCGTTACATGTCTGTTATGGATCTTTCTTGTAACAGATTCAATGGAGAAATTCCAACAGAATGGGGAAACTTAAGTGGGATATATTCTCTAAATCTGTCACAAAATAATCTCACTGGATTGATCCCTTCATCCTTCTTCAATCTGAAGCAGATAGAGAGCTTGGATCTTTCTCACAACAATTTGAATGGGAGAATTCCTGCACAACTCGTTGAACTGACCTTTCTAGAAGTTTTCAACGTGTCGTACAATAATTTGTCAGGAAGAACACCGGAGATGAAAAATCAATTTGCTACCTTTGATGAGAGCAGTTATAAGGGGAATCCTCTTCTTTGTGGACCTCCATTGCAAAACAGTTGCGACAAAACAGAATCACCATCAGCGAGAGTGCCTAACGATTTCAATGGAGATGGTGGCTTCATAGACATGGACAGTTTCTATGCCAGCTTTGGTGTGTGTTACATAATTGTGGTGTTGACAATTGCAGCAGTACTGTGCATAAATCCGCATTGGCGACGCAGGTGGTTTTACTTCATTGAAGAATGCATTGACACTTGCTGCTGCTTTCTGGCTATTAACTTTCCCAAGTTGTCCAGATTCAGAAGGTGA
- the LOC18098541 gene encoding receptor-like protein 13 isoform X2, with protein MMMKKMGAWMLLALLTLVGDWCGRCYGCLEEERIGLLEIKPLIDPNSIYMRDWVEYSSNCCEWPRIECDNTTRRVIRLSLFEARDQSLGWVLNASLFLPFKELQSLDLGYNGLVGCSENQGFEVLSSKLRKLEVLDLSLNRFNNDKGILSCFNGLSALKSLDLSANQLTGSGLKVLSSRLKRLENLDLSDNQCNDSIFSSLSGFSSLKSLDLSYNEVTGSGLKVLSSRLKRLENLDLSYNQCNDSIFSSLTGFSSLKYLNLSRNQLTGSSTGINSFQVLASGLRNLEELHLSDNKFNDSILSSLSGFSTLKSLHLSNNKFTGTIGLKGLRNLEELYLGFNKFNNSILSSLSGFSTLKSLDLSGNMFTGSTGLYGLRNLETLNLEYTDFKESILIESLGALPSLKTLYASYSKFKHFGKGLSNSSSLEEVFLYYSYLPASFLRNIGHLSTLKVLSLAGVDFSSTLPAEGWCELKNLEHLFLSRNNLKGVLPPCLGNLSSLRSLDLSDNQLEGNIALSHLSHLPQLEYLSVSYNHFQVPKSFGSFMNLSNLKFFACDNNELIPAPSFQPLVPKFQLLFFSASNCTSKPHEAGFPNFLQSQYDLVVVDLSHNKFVGEPFPSWLFENNTKLNRLYLRDTSFIGPLQLPQHPTPNLQTVDMSGNSIHGQIARNICSIFPRLKNFMMANNSLTGCIPPCFGNMSSLGYLDLSNNHMSCELLEHNFPTVGSSLWFLKLSNNNFKGRLPLSVFNMTGLLYLFLDGNKLAGQVSDTFSLASSFLWFDISNNILSGMLPRGIGNSSLNSLQGIDLSRNHFEGTIPIEYFNSSGLEFLDLSENNLSGSLPLGFNALDLRYVHLYGNRLSGPLPFDFYNLSSLATLDLGDNNLTGPIPNWIDTLSELSIFVLKSNQFNGKLPHQLCKLRKLSILDLSENNFSGLLPSCLRNLNFTASDEKTLDAPRTGSDYGSGEEIFASIGGRGFSLYDNILWAEISVKISVELTAKKNFYTYEGDILRYMSVMDLSCNRFNGEIPTEWGNLSGIYSLNLSQNNLTGLIPSSFFNLKQIESLDLSHNNLNGRIPAQLVELTFLEVFNVSYNNLSGRTPEMKNQFATFDESSYKGNPLLCGPPLQNSCDKTESPSARVPNDFNGDGGFIDMDSFYASFGVCYIIVVLTIAAVLCINPHWRRRWFYFIEECIDTCCCFLAINFPKLSRFRR; from the exons atgatgatgaaaaaaatgggGGCTTGGATGTTGCTAGCATTATTGACTTTGGTTGGCGACTGGTGTGGTCGTTGTTATGGGTGTTTGGAGGAAGAGAGAATTGGTCTCTTAGAGATCAAACCTTTGATCGACCCAAACAGCATTTACATGAGAGATTGGGTGGAGTACAGTAGTAATTGTTGTGAGTGGCCTAGGATCGAGTGTGATAACACTACAAGGCGAGTGATCCGACTCTCTCTTTTTGAAGCAAGGGATCAGAGTTTGGGTTGGGTTCTCAACGCATCTTTGTTTCTGCCTTTTAAGGAACTGCAAAGTCTTGATTTGGGTTATAATGGACTGGTTGGTTGCTCTGAGAATCAAG GCTTCGAAGTCCTATCATCAAAACTGAGGAAACTGGAGGTACTTGACCTAAGTCTGAACCGATTTAATAATGATAAAGGCATTTTATCATGCTTCAATGGGCTTTCCGCTCTCAAGTCTTTGGATCTGTCAGCCAATCAGCTGACAGGGTCAG GTCTCAAAGTCTTGTCATCAAGGTTGAAAAGGCTGGAGAACCTTGACCTGAGTGACAATCAATGCAACGATAGCATTTTTTCATCTCTAAGTGGGTTTTCATCTCTCAAGTCTTTGGATCTGTCATACAATGAGGTGACAGGATCAG GTCTCAAAGTCTTGTCATCAAGGTTGAAAAGGCTGGAGAACCTTGACCTGAGTTACAATCAATGCAATGATAGCATCTTTTCATCTCTAACTGGGTTTTCATCCCTCAAGTATTTAAATCTATCAAGGAATCAGCTGACAGGATCATCTACTGGTATCAATA GTTTTCAAGTGCTAGCTTCGGGGTTGAGGAATTTGGAGGAACTTCATTTAAGTGACAATAAATTTAACGACAGTATTTTATCATCTCTCAGTGGTTTTTCAACTCTCAAATCTCTACATCTATCAAACAATAAGTTCACAGGAACAATTGGTCTCAAAG GTTTAAGGAATTTGGAGGAACTTTATCTgggtttcaataaatttaacaaCAGCATTTTATCATCTCTCAGTGGATTTTCAACTCTCAAATCTCTAGATCTATCAGGCAACATGTTCACAGGATCAACTGGTCTCTATG GTTTAAGGAATTTAGAAACCTTGAATCTGGAATACACTGACTTCAAGGAAAGCATTTTGATAGAGTCATTGGGAGCGTTGCCATCCCTCAAGACCTTATATGCAAGTTATAGTAAATTTAAACACTTTGGGAAAG GGTTGTCTAATTCGTCTAGCCTTGAAGAAGTGTTCCTATATTATTCTTATCTCCCAGCAAGCTTTCTGAGGAACATAGGACACTTGTCTACTCTTAAAGTCCTATCCTTGGCCGGAGTTGACTTCAGTAGCACCCTACCTGCTGAAG GCTGGTGTGAACTGAAGAATCTTGAACATCTATTTCTCTCACGAAACAATCTAAAGGGCGTGCTCCCTCCTTGTTTGGGAAATCTATCATCTCTACGATCCTTGGATTTATCTGACAACCAATTGGAGGGGAATATTGCCCTTAGTCACCTTTCCCATCTTCCGCAGCTTGAATACCTCTCAGTTTCATATAACCACTTTCAAGTTCCAAAATCATTTGGTTCATTTATGAACCTCTCCAACCTCAAGTTCTTTGCATGCGATAACAATGAGCTAATACCTGCACCCAGTTTTCAGCCTTTAGTTCCAAAGTTCCAGCTTCTTTTCTTTAGTGCTTCAAACTGTACTTCAAAACCACACGAGGCTGGATTTCCAAACTTCCTCCAGAGCCAATATGATCTTGTGGTTGTTGATCTATCCCATAACAAATTCGTTGGAGAACCTTTCCCATCTTGGCTGTTTGAGAATAATACAAAGTTAAATCGACTATATTTGAGAGACACCTCATTTATAGGTCCTTTGCAGCTGCCACAACATCCAACACCCAACCTTCAGACAGTAGATATGTCTGGCAACAGCATACATGGTCAAATTGCAAGGAACATATGTTCGATTTTTCCACGTTTGAAGAACTTCATGATGGCTAACAACAGCCTCACAGGTTGCATTCCTCCTTGTTTTGGGAATATGAGCTCTCTCGGATACTTGGATCTTTCCAACAATCACATGTCTTGTGAACTGCTTGAGCATAATTTTCCAACAGTAGGCTCCTCGTTGTGGTTCTTAAAGTTGTCCAATAACAATTTCAAAGGGCGATTACCACTCTCTGTGTTCAACATGACTGGCCTACTTTACCTCTTTCTCGATGGAAACAAACTTGCTGGACAAGTATCTGATACCTTTTCTCTTGCATCATCATTTTTGTGGTTTGATATCAGTAACAATATTCTGTCAGGCATGCTTCCAAGGGGAATAGGGAACTCTTCACTAAACAGCTTGCAGGGAATTGACTTGTCCAGAAATCATTTTGAAGGTACCATTCCAATAGAATATTTCAATTCTTCTGGGCTTGAATTTTTAGATCTTTCTGAAAACAATCTGTCTGGGTCATTACCGTTGGGCTTCAATGCATTAGATTTACGCTATGTCCACCTATACGGAAATAGATTGAGCGGTCCACtgccatttgatttttataatctCTCTTCGTTGGCGACATTAGATCTCGGCGATAACAACTTAACTGGGCCCATTCCAAATTGGATTGATACCCTTTCGGAATTGAGCATTTTTGTTCTCAAATCTAATCAATTCAATGGGAAACTTCCTCATCAGTTATGCAAGTTAAGGAAATTAAGCATATTGGATCtttcagaaaataatttttctggtCTGTTACCCTCATGTttgagaaatttaaattttacggCATCGGATGAAAAAACTTTAGATGCCCCTCGTACGGGATCGGATTATGGAAGCGGGGAAGAAATATTTGCATCCATAGGGGGAAGAGGATTTTCTCTTTATGACAATATTTTATGGGCAGAGATCAGTGTAAAAATATCTGTAGAGCTTACAGCAAAGAAAAATTTCTACACTTACGAAGGCGATATCCTTCGTTACATGTCTGTTATGGATCTTTCTTGTAACAGATTCAATGGAGAAATTCCAACAGAATGGGGAAACTTAAGTGGGATATATTCTCTAAATCTGTCACAAAATAATCTCACTGGATTGATCCCTTCATCCTTCTTCAATCTGAAGCAGATAGAGAGCTTGGATCTTTCTCACAACAATTTGAATGGGAGAATTCCTGCACAACTCGTTGAACTGACCTTTCTAGAAGTTTTCAACGTGTCGTACAATAATTTGTCAGGAAGAACACCGGAGATGAAAAATCAATTTGCTACCTTTGATGAGAGCAGTTATAAGGGGAATCCTCTTCTTTGTGGACCTCCATTGCAAAACAGTTGCGACAAAACAGAATCACCATCAGCGAGAGTGCCTAACGATTTCAATGGAGATGGTGGCTTCATAGACATGGACAGTTTCTATGCCAGCTTTGGTGTGTGTTACATAATTGTGGTGTTGACAATTGCAGCAGTACTGTGCATAAATCCGCATTGGCGACGCAGGTGGTTTTACTTCATTGAAGAATGCATTGACACTTGCTGCTGCTTTCTGGCTATTAACTTTCCCAAGTTGTCCAGATTCAGAAGGTGA
- the LOC18098541 gene encoding receptor-like protein 9a isoform X3: MMMKKMGAWMLLALLTLVGDWCGRCYGCLEEERIGLLEIKPLIDPNSIYMRDWVEYSSNCCEWPRIECDNTTRRVIRLSLFEARDQSLGWVLNASLFLPFKELQSLDLGYNGLVGCSENQGFEVLSSKLRKLEVLDLSLNRFNNDKGILSCFNGLSALKSLDLSANQLTGSGLKVLSSRLKRLENLDLSGNQCNDSIFSSITGFSSIKSLDLSFNEVTGSGLKVLSSRLKRLENLDLSYNQCNDSIFSSLTGFSSLKYLNLSRNQLTGSSTGINSFQVLASGLRNLEELHLSDNKFNDSILSSLSGFSTLKSLHLSNNKFTGTIGLKGLRNLEELYLGFNKFNNSILSSLSGFSTLKSLDLSGNMFTGSTGLYGLRNLETLNLEYTDFKESILIESLGALPSLKTLYASYSKFKHFGKGLSNSSSLEEVFLYYSYLPASFLRNIGHLSTLKVLSLAGVDFSSTLPAEGWCELKNLEHLFLSRNNLKGVLPPCLGNLSSLRSLDLSDNQLEGNIALSHLSHLPQLEYLSVSYNHFQVPKSFGSFMNLSNLKFFACDNNELIPAPSFQPLVPKFQLLFFSASNCTSKPHEAGFPNFLQSQYDLVVVDLSHNKFVGEPFPSWLFENNTKLNRLYLRDTSFIGPLQLPQHPTPNLQTVDMSGNSIHGQIARNICSIFPRLKNFMMANNSLTGCIPPCFGNMSSLGYLDLSNNHMSCELLEHNFPTVGSSLWFLKLSNNNFKGRLPLSVFNMTGLLYLFLDGNKLAGQVSDTFSLASSFLWFDISNNILSGMLPRGIGNSSLNSLQGIDLSRNHFEGTIPIEYFNSSGLEFLDLSENNLSGSLPLGFNALDLRYVHLYGNRLSGPLPFDFYNLSSLATLDLGDNNLTGPIPNWIDTLSELSIFVLKSNQFNGKLPHQLCKLRKLSILDLSENNFSGLLPSCLRNLNFTASDEKTLDAPRTGSDYGSGEEIFASIGGRGFSLYDNILWAEISVKISVELTAKKNFYTYEGDILRYMSVMDLSCNRFNGEIPTEWGNLSGIYSLNLSQNNLTGLIPSSFFNLKQIESLDLSHNNLNGRIPAQLVELTFLEVFNVSYNNLSGRTPEMKNQFATFDESSYKGNPLLCGPPLQNSCDKTESPSARVPNDFNGDGGFIDMDSFYASFGVCYIIVVLTIAAVLCINPHWRRRWFYFIEECIDTCCCFLAINFPKLSRFRR, translated from the exons atgatgatgaaaaaaatgggGGCTTGGATGTTGCTAGCATTATTGACTTTGGTTGGCGACTGGTGTGGTCGTTGTTATGGGTGTTTGGAGGAAGAGAGAATTGGTCTCTTAGAGATCAAACCTTTGATCGACCCAAACAGCATTTACATGAGAGATTGGGTGGAGTACAGTAGTAATTGTTGTGAGTGGCCTAGGATCGAGTGTGATAACACTACAAGGCGAGTGATCCGACTCTCTCTTTTTGAAGCAAGGGATCAGAGTTTGGGTTGGGTTCTCAACGCATCTTTGTTTCTGCCTTTTAAGGAACTGCAAAGTCTTGATTTGGGTTATAATGGACTGGTTGGTTGCTCTGAGAATCAAG GCTTCGAAGTCCTATCATCAAAACTGAGGAAACTGGAGGTACTTGACCTAAGTCTGAACCGATTTAATAATGATAAAGGCATTTTATCATGCTTCAATGGGCTTTCCGCTCTCAAGTCTTTGGATCTGTCAGCCAATCAGCTGACAGGGTCAG GTCTCAAAGTCTTGTCATCAAGGTTGAAAAGGCTGGAGAACCTTGACCTGAGTGGGAATCAATGCAACGACAGCATCTTTTCATCTATAACTGGGTTTTCATCTATCAAGTCTTTGGATCTGTCATTCAATGAGGTGACAGGATCAG GTCTCAAAGTCTTGTCATCAAGGTTGAAAAGGCTGGAGAACCTTGACCTGAGTTACAATCAATGCAATGATAGCATCTTTTCATCTCTAACTGGGTTTTCATCCCTCAAGTATTTAAATCTATCAAGGAATCAGCTGACAGGATCATCTACTGGTATCAATA GTTTTCAAGTGCTAGCTTCGGGGTTGAGGAATTTGGAGGAACTTCATTTAAGTGACAATAAATTTAACGACAGTATTTTATCATCTCTCAGTGGTTTTTCAACTCTCAAATCTCTACATCTATCAAACAATAAGTTCACAGGAACAATTGGTCTCAAAG GTTTAAGGAATTTGGAGGAACTTTATCTgggtttcaataaatttaacaaCAGCATTTTATCATCTCTCAGTGGATTTTCAACTCTCAAATCTCTAGATCTATCAGGCAACATGTTCACAGGATCAACTGGTCTCTATG GTTTAAGGAATTTAGAAACCTTGAATCTGGAATACACTGACTTCAAGGAAAGCATTTTGATAGAGTCATTGGGAGCGTTGCCATCCCTCAAGACCTTATATGCAAGTTATAGTAAATTTAAACACTTTGGGAAAG GGTTGTCTAATTCGTCTAGCCTTGAAGAAGTGTTCCTATATTATTCTTATCTCCCAGCAAGCTTTCTGAGGAACATAGGACACTTGTCTACTCTTAAAGTCCTATCCTTGGCCGGAGTTGACTTCAGTAGCACCCTACCTGCTGAAG GCTGGTGTGAACTGAAGAATCTTGAACATCTATTTCTCTCACGAAACAATCTAAAGGGCGTGCTCCCTCCTTGTTTGGGAAATCTATCATCTCTACGATCCTTGGATTTATCTGACAACCAATTGGAGGGGAATATTGCCCTTAGTCACCTTTCCCATCTTCCGCAGCTTGAATACCTCTCAGTTTCATATAACCACTTTCAAGTTCCAAAATCATTTGGTTCATTTATGAACCTCTCCAACCTCAAGTTCTTTGCATGCGATAACAATGAGCTAATACCTGCACCCAGTTTTCAGCCTTTAGTTCCAAAGTTCCAGCTTCTTTTCTTTAGTGCTTCAAACTGTACTTCAAAACCACACGAGGCTGGATTTCCAAACTTCCTCCAGAGCCAATATGATCTTGTGGTTGTTGATCTATCCCATAACAAATTCGTTGGAGAACCTTTCCCATCTTGGCTGTTTGAGAATAATACAAAGTTAAATCGACTATATTTGAGAGACACCTCATTTATAGGTCCTTTGCAGCTGCCACAACATCCAACACCCAACCTTCAGACAGTAGATATGTCTGGCAACAGCATACATGGTCAAATTGCAAGGAACATATGTTCGATTTTTCCACGTTTGAAGAACTTCATGATGGCTAACAACAGCCTCACAGGTTGCATTCCTCCTTGTTTTGGGAATATGAGCTCTCTCGGATACTTGGATCTTTCCAACAATCACATGTCTTGTGAACTGCTTGAGCATAATTTTCCAACAGTAGGCTCCTCGTTGTGGTTCTTAAAGTTGTCCAATAACAATTTCAAAGGGCGATTACCACTCTCTGTGTTCAACATGACTGGCCTACTTTACCTCTTTCTCGATGGAAACAAACTTGCTGGACAAGTATCTGATACCTTTTCTCTTGCATCATCATTTTTGTGGTTTGATATCAGTAACAATATTCTGTCAGGCATGCTTCCAAGGGGAATAGGGAACTCTTCACTAAACAGCTTGCAGGGAATTGACTTGTCCAGAAATCATTTTGAAGGTACCATTCCAATAGAATATTTCAATTCTTCTGGGCTTGAATTTTTAGATCTTTCTGAAAACAATCTGTCTGGGTCATTACCGTTGGGCTTCAATGCATTAGATTTACGCTATGTCCACCTATACGGAAATAGATTGAGCGGTCCACtgccatttgatttttataatctCTCTTCGTTGGCGACATTAGATCTCGGCGATAACAACTTAACTGGGCCCATTCCAAATTGGATTGATACCCTTTCGGAATTGAGCATTTTTGTTCTCAAATCTAATCAATTCAATGGGAAACTTCCTCATCAGTTATGCAAGTTAAGGAAATTAAGCATATTGGATCtttcagaaaataatttttctggtCTGTTACCCTCATGTttgagaaatttaaattttacggCATCGGATGAAAAAACTTTAGATGCCCCTCGTACGGGATCGGATTATGGAAGCGGGGAAGAAATATTTGCATCCATAGGGGGAAGAGGATTTTCTCTTTATGACAATATTTTATGGGCAGAGATCAGTGTAAAAATATCTGTAGAGCTTACAGCAAAGAAAAATTTCTACACTTACGAAGGCGATATCCTTCGTTACATGTCTGTTATGGATCTTTCTTGTAACAGATTCAATGGAGAAATTCCAACAGAATGGGGAAACTTAAGTGGGATATATTCTCTAAATCTGTCACAAAATAATCTCACTGGATTGATCCCTTCATCCTTCTTCAATCTGAAGCAGATAGAGAGCTTGGATCTTTCTCACAACAATTTGAATGGGAGAATTCCTGCACAACTCGTTGAACTGACCTTTCTAGAAGTTTTCAACGTGTCGTACAATAATTTGTCAGGAAGAACACCGGAGATGAAAAATCAATTTGCTACCTTTGATGAGAGCAGTTATAAGGGGAATCCTCTTCTTTGTGGACCTCCATTGCAAAACAGTTGCGACAAAACAGAATCACCATCAGCGAGAGTGCCTAACGATTTCAATGGAGATGGTGGCTTCATAGACATGGACAGTTTCTATGCCAGCTTTGGTGTGTGTTACATAATTGTGGTGTTGACAATTGCAGCAGTACTGTGCATAAATCCGCATTGGCGACGCAGGTGGTTTTACTTCATTGAAGAATGCATTGACACTTGCTGCTGCTTTCTGGCTATTAACTTTCCCAAGTTGTCCAGATTCAGAAGGTGA